From one Triticum aestivum cultivar Chinese Spring chromosome 4B, IWGSC CS RefSeq v2.1, whole genome shotgun sequence genomic stretch:
- the LOC123093047 gene encoding F-box protein At5g49610 isoform X1: protein MDTENGFLAAKLTDDLVVEILSRLPFKSFCRFKCVCKAWLAFSSNPDYCKELLKIPMGLLYQHRYDEFDNDFDDSAIKLASLPHNDKEFDEALSFLPQYEQLELLDSCNGLVLCKYKSSCTPFGICRFIVCNPATREWKVLPDTPPSDYKPFCNVSFLAFSPSWSTKFYIFNSQRPSTRYWVFGPVKFEVFLSDLNTWFLYDTSVLFEAKVSRPHMFIDGALYVHTGLHDILVLEETSSGIPPSLRTIKLPHEDGAFMGRFGQCCFGQSSGALHYALPEEDARTILVWSLDVDEPYEWSLKYRLNMSQAFGRDNLCQHGAPHWKSDYAVVSLDLERDGLFLIDKREDKIRLYKISTGGLTHIQPEDHRSRFLNNKYYHYVASYSKLPALTM from the coding sequence ATGGACACTGAGAATGGTTTTCTTGCTGCTAAGCTAACTGATGATCTAGTGGTGGAGATCCTCTCCCGGCTGCCGTTCAAGTCTTTTTGCCGCTTCAAATGTGTCTGCAAGGCCTGGCTTGCCTTCTCCTCTAATCCAGATTACTGCAAGGAGCTTTTGAAAATTCCGATGGGTCTTCTATATCAACACCGTTATGATGAATTTGATAATGATTTCGATGACTCTGCTATCAAGCTTGCTAGCCTGCCCCACAATGACAAGGAATTTGATGAAGCTCTTAGTTTCCTACCACAATATGAGCAGTTAGAGCTGCTGGACTCTTGCAATGGCCTGGTCCTTTGTAAGTACAAGAGCAGCTGTACTCCTTTTGGTATTTGCCGCTTTATCGTGTGCAATCCGGCAACACGAGAGTGGAAGGTGCTCCCTGATACTCCTCCTAGCGATTATAAACCTTTTTGCAATGTGAGTTTTCTGGCTTTTAGCCCATCATGGTCGACAAAGTTCTACATCTTCAACTCTCAGCGGCCGAGCACCCGCTATTGGGTATTTGGCCCCGTCAAATTTGAGGTGTTCTTGTCTGACCTTAACACTTGGTTTCTGTATGATACATCAGTGCTCTTTGAGGCAAAAGTTTCTCGACCACACATGTTTATAGATGGAGCATTGTATGTGCACACAGGTTTGCATGACATTCTGGTCCTGGAGGAAACTAGTTCTGGCATTCCGCCGTCTCTTCGGACTATTAAGTTGCCGCATGAAGATGGTGCCTTTATGGGTAGGTTTGGCCAATGTTGCTTTGGCCAATCTTCGGGGGCCTTGCACTATGCATTGCCAGAGGAGGATGCTCGTACGATTCTTGTTTGGAGTCTTGATGTTGATGAGCCTTATGAGTGGAGCCTCAAGTACCGCCTCAATATGAGCCAAGCATTCGGAAGGGACAACCTTTGTCAGCATGGTGCACCCCACTGGAAATCCGACTATGCTGTCGTCTCTCTTGACCTGgagagagatggtcttttcctgaTTGACAAACGGGAGGACAAGATCCGTTTGTACAAAATTAGCACCGGTGGACTTACTCACATTCAACCAGAAGACCACCGCTCCCGCTTTTTGAATAACAAGTACTATCATTATGTGGCATCCTACTCAAAGCTCCCAGCTTTAACCATGTAG
- the LOC123093047 gene encoding uncharacterized protein isoform X2, giving the protein MATSFDRWEKDPFFLAAEEVQESADRMESVYKIWVQERSGGGSALGGEVGAAELRRELHTALGTAKWQLDELERAIRSNDEVVSAGKDTRALHSNFVAAIGYRILEVENNLNASNVAEGRGTLSWIHLDESERDDLAAFLSATPPQHQDKVVTIPSAGDIQVGSNPTRVRKNISADSSNDSSGSADLSSARAKEDAHRGHRRSVSASADIGSSPMSFPNEREGAAEQSSLGPHRAPLLNIVKACGLPSALKPKPAVKYKKGAVRWAHADKQDLEAAIPLTNPQLGQGLDGYSERSIGYLNTCDGVTYNKKLYGWLGALRKKLQRSQYQIRYGRPAQLIVFALAVLIIFVFVFKTIW; this is encoded by the exons ATGGCCACGTCGTTCGACCGCTGGGAGAaggaccccttcttcctcgccgccgagGAGGTCCAGGAGTCCGCCGATCG GATGGAATCGGTGTATAAGATATGGGtgcaggagaggagcggcggcggctcggcccTCGGCGGGGAGGTCGGCGCCGCCGAGCTGCGCCGCGAGCTGCACACCGCGCTCGGCACCGCCAAGTGGCAG CTTGATGAATTGGAGCGAGCAATTAGATCAAACGACGAGGTTGTCTCGGCAGGAAAGGATACGAGAGCACTGCATAGCAACTTTGTTGCGGCGATTGGCTATCGCATATTAGAGGTTGAGAACAACCTGAATGCATCCAATGTCGCCGAGGGGAGGGGCACACTGAGCTGGATTCATTTGGACGAGAGTGAGCGGGACGACCTTGCGGCTTTCTTATCTGCAACCCCTCCTCAACATCAAGATAAAGTTGTTACAATCCCATCTGCTGGCGATATTCAAGTGGGCAGCAACCCGACAAGGGTGAGGAAAAATATTTCAGCTGACAGCTCCAATGATTCATCTGGCTCTGCAGACTTGAGTTCAGCGAGAGCAAAGGAAGATGCACATCGTGGGCACAGGAGGTCAGTCAGTGCCAGTGCTGATATTGGATCGTCGCCTATGTCATTTCCAAATGAACGAGAGGGTGCTGCTGAACAATCATCTCTTGGCCCACACAGAGCACCTTTGCTGAATATTGTCAAAGCGTGCGGATTGCCGAGTGCCTTGAAACCTAAGCCTGCAGTTAAGTACAAAAAAGGAGCTGTGAGGTGGGCACATGCAGACAAACAGGATCTTGAAGCGGCAATCCCTCTCACAAATCCTCAGTTGGGTCAG GGCTTAGATGGATACTCTGAAAGAAGCATCGGTTACTTAAATACTTGCGATGGGGTTACATACAATAAGAAACTCTATGGTTGGCTTGGAGCACTGCGTAAGAAACTTCAGAGATCACAATATCAAATTCGATATGGGCGGCCTGCTCAATTGATTGTATTTGCACTTGCTGTTCTCATAATAT TTGTGTTTGTATTCAAGACAATATGGTGA
- the LOC123093046 gene encoding casein kinase II subunit alpha-2 isoform X2, giving the protein MSTARVYADVNVRRPREYWDYEALSVQWGEQDDYEVVRKVGRGKYSEVFEGINVTNDERCVIKILKPVKKKKIKREIKILQNLCGGTNIIKLLNVVRDQQSKTPSLVFEYVNSTDFKVLYPTFTDYDIRFYIYELLKALDYCHSQGIMHRDVKPHNVMIDHELRLIDWGLAEFYFPEKEYNVRVASRYFKGPELLVDFQGYDYSLDMWSLGCMFAGMIFRKEPFFYGHDNHDQLFKIAKVLGTDELNAYLGKYRIVLDPQLEALIGRKPWSKFVNAENRHLVSEEAIDFLDKLLRFDHQDRLTAEEAMAHAYFHQVRAAENSRGRT; this is encoded by the exons ATGTCGACGGCCCGTGTCTACGCGGACGTGAACGTGCGCCGCCCCAGGGAGTACTGGGACTACGAGGCCCTCTCCGTTCAATGGGG TGAGCAGGATGATTATGAGGTCGTGCGGAAAGTAGGCAGAGGGAAATACAGTGAAGTCTTTGAAGGGATTAACGTAACAAACGATGAGCGATGCGTCATTAAAATCCTCAAGCCTGTTAAGAAAAAGAAG ATAAAGAGGGAAATAAAGATTCTTCAGAACCTTTGTGGTGGTACAAATATTATTAAGCTTCTTAATGTCGTCAGAGACCAGCAATCAAAAACTCCAAGTTTGGTATTTGAATATGTAAACAGCACAGATTTCAAAGTTCTCTATCCAACATTTACAGACTATGACATCCGGTTCTATATTTATGAACTTCTTAAG GCATTAGATTACTGTCATTCCCAAGGAATTATGCATCGTGATGTCAAGCCTCACAATGTTATGATTGACCATGAGCTTCGCTTGATTGATTGGGGACTTGCTGAGTTTTACTTTCCTGAGAAGGAGTACAACGTTCGTGTTGCTTCGAG GTATTTTAAGGGGCCTGAATTGCTTGTTGACTTCCAAGGGTACGACTACTCTTTGGATATGTGGAGCCTTGGCTGTATGTTTGCTGGAATG ATATTCCGCAAGGAACCATTCTTCTATGGCCACGACAACCATGACCAGCTTTTCAAAATAGCCAAG GTGCTAGGTACAGATGAACTTAATGCTTATTTGGGAAAATACAGAATTGTGCTTGATCCTCAGCTAGAGGCACTGATTGGGAG GAAACCTTGGTCTAAGTTTGTGAATGCTGAAAATAGGCATCTCGTGTCCGAAGAG GCCATCGACTTTCTTGATAAACTTCTTCGCTTTGACCATCAAGATAGGCTTACAGCCGAAGAAGCCATG GCGCATGCCTACTTTCATCAGGTGAGGGCAGCAGAAAACAGCAGGGGGAGAACGTAG
- the LOC123093046 gene encoding casein kinase II subunit alpha-2 isoform X1, whose protein sequence is MSTARVYADVNVRRPREYWDYEALSVQWGEQDDYEVVRKVGRGKYSEVFEGINVTNDERCVIKILKPVKKKKIKREIKILQNLCGGTNIIKLLNVVRDQQSKTPSLVFEYVNSTDFKVLYPTFTDYDIRFYIYELLKALDYCHSQGIMHRDVKPHNVMIDHELRLIDWGLAEFYFPEKEYNVRVASRYFKGPELLVDFQGYDYSLDMWSLGCMFAGMIFRKEPFFYGHDNHDQLFKIAKVLGTDELNAYLGKYRIVLDPQLEALIGRHNRKPWSKFVNAENRHLVSEEAIDFLDKLLRFDHQDRLTAEEAMAHAYFHQVRAAENSRGRT, encoded by the exons ATGTCGACGGCCCGTGTCTACGCGGACGTGAACGTGCGCCGCCCCAGGGAGTACTGGGACTACGAGGCCCTCTCCGTTCAATGGGG TGAGCAGGATGATTATGAGGTCGTGCGGAAAGTAGGCAGAGGGAAATACAGTGAAGTCTTTGAAGGGATTAACGTAACAAACGATGAGCGATGCGTCATTAAAATCCTCAAGCCTGTTAAGAAAAAGAAG ATAAAGAGGGAAATAAAGATTCTTCAGAACCTTTGTGGTGGTACAAATATTATTAAGCTTCTTAATGTCGTCAGAGACCAGCAATCAAAAACTCCAAGTTTGGTATTTGAATATGTAAACAGCACAGATTTCAAAGTTCTCTATCCAACATTTACAGACTATGACATCCGGTTCTATATTTATGAACTTCTTAAG GCATTAGATTACTGTCATTCCCAAGGAATTATGCATCGTGATGTCAAGCCTCACAATGTTATGATTGACCATGAGCTTCGCTTGATTGATTGGGGACTTGCTGAGTTTTACTTTCCTGAGAAGGAGTACAACGTTCGTGTTGCTTCGAG GTATTTTAAGGGGCCTGAATTGCTTGTTGACTTCCAAGGGTACGACTACTCTTTGGATATGTGGAGCCTTGGCTGTATGTTTGCTGGAATG ATATTCCGCAAGGAACCATTCTTCTATGGCCACGACAACCATGACCAGCTTTTCAAAATAGCCAAG GTGCTAGGTACAGATGAACTTAATGCTTATTTGGGAAAATACAGAATTGTGCTTGATCCTCAGCTAGAGGCACTGATTGGGAG GCATAACAGGAAACCTTGGTCTAAGTTTGTGAATGCTGAAAATAGGCATCTCGTGTCCGAAGAG GCCATCGACTTTCTTGATAAACTTCTTCGCTTTGACCATCAAGATAGGCTTACAGCCGAAGAAGCCATG GCGCATGCCTACTTTCATCAGGTGAGGGCAGCAGAAAACAGCAGGGGGAGAACGTAG
- the LOC123093050 gene encoding 54S ribosomal protein L51, mitochondrial, with translation MALRGVWQLQKLVVNYCDWGGSSRGIRAFMESHLPALKEKNPQLEVVTQLVRGQHPNLKGIYKNHNERVVCVRNLAPEDIMLQASRLRCSLGRKVVKLRTRHVMKRPSVQGTWTTELKM, from the exons ATGGCGCTGAGGGGCGTTTGGCAGCTGCAGAAGCTTGTGGTGAACTACTGCGACTGGGGAGGGAGCAGCAGGGGAATCAG GGCTTTTATGGAGTCACATCTTCCAGCTTTGAAGGAAAAGAATCCCCAGTTAGAGGTAGTGACACAGCTTGTCCGTGGTCAGCATCCTAACTTGAAGGGCATTTACA AAAACCATAACGAGAGAGTGGTTTGTGTCAGAAATTTAGCACCTGAGGACATCATGTTGCAAGCTAGTAGGCTAAGGTGTTCTCTGGGAAGGAAAGTGGTGAAGCTGAGAACCAGACACGTGATGAAACGGCCAAGTGTCCAGGGGACATGGACGACGGAACTGAAGATGTGA